The Heliangelus exortis chromosome 10, bHelExo1.hap1, whole genome shotgun sequence genome includes a window with the following:
- the VAX2 gene encoding ventral anterior homeobox 2 isoform X6, with the protein MFDPAAAPAGMSDGGAEAGRSPVLLAEPAATGRAREKPTTTRAELENALRGGGSGGGGGGRGGFKDIPGTSAVSPGSSKECVPPESGSPSGAGEADYCRRILVRDAKGTIREIVLPKGLDLDRPKRTRTSFTAEQLYRLELEFQRCQYVVGRERTELARQLSLSETQRFYGVVFIDHLASEHFTGASPQGTALVELRRDLHLPWPRLQVGKLRHGAGFAQGCGKKGWSLVLGMSSPLLAWLRPWLTAGTSIHPIPSHPIPSHPIHPIASHPSFP; encoded by the exons ATGTTTGATCCCGCCGCGGCACCCGCAGGGATGAGCGATGGAGGGGCCGAGGCTGGCAGGAGCCCCGTGCTGCTGGCCGAGCCCGCCGCCACCGGGAGAGCCCGGGAGAAGCCGACGACGACCCGGGCGGAGCTGGAGAACGCTTTGCGAGGCGGGGGAAGTGGCGGAGGAGGCGGTGGCCGAGGCGGCTTCAAGGACATCCCGGGAACGTCGGCGGTCAGCCCCGGTTCCTCCAAGGAATGTGTCCCCCCGGAGAGCGGGAGCCCCTCGGGAGCCGGAGAAGCGGACTATTGCCGCCGCATCCTGGTGCGAG ATGCCAAAGGGACGATCCGGGAGATCGTGCTCCCCAAGGGGCTGGATCTGGACCGTCCCAAGAGGACCCGGACGTCCTTCACGGCGGAGCAGCTGTACCGCCTGGAGCTGGAGTTCCAGCGCTGCCAGTACGTGGTGGGACGGGAGCGGACGGAGCTagccaggcagctcagcctCTCCGAGACCCAG CGTTTCTATGGAGTAGTATTTATTGACCACCTCGCCTCCGAGCACTTTACGGGAGCCAGCCCTCAGGGCACTGCTCTGGTGGAGCTCAGGAGGGATCTGCACCTCCCCTGGCCCCGGCTgcaggtggggaaactgaggcacggagcaGGGTTTGCCCAGGGATGTGGGAAGAAGGGGTGGAGTTTGGTTCTGGGGATgagctctcctctcctggcttGGCTCAGACCATGGCTCACTGCTGGcacctccatccatcccatcccatcccatcccatcccatcccatcccatccatcccatcgCATCCCACCCATCCTTCCCCTAA
- the VAX2 gene encoding ventral anterior homeobox 2 isoform X4, protein MFDPAAAPAGMSDGGAEAGRSPVLLAEPAATGRAREKPTTTRAELENALRGGGSGGGGGGRGGFKDIPGTSAVSPGSSKECVPPESGSPSGAGEADYCRRILVRDAKGTIREIVLPKGLDLDRPKRTRTSFTAEQLYRLELEFQRCQSRSGSRTAAPSRRRTRAGTQRNARLPPPSPSPPVTSSGCWSRAGSSPARPPPASSPLPSAPPRDTEPPPAPPPPGWGAGAAPRRPSAFKSLLWLLLLLLLPPPPRPGCRPPSPGCVWGGPSWGVCRTSRGVTDWEPLLLSLTRAWKGKTMRDPARSRALKTTRVSKSVSME, encoded by the exons ATGTTTGATCCCGCCGCGGCACCCGCAGGGATGAGCGATGGAGGGGCCGAGGCTGGCAGGAGCCCCGTGCTGCTGGCCGAGCCCGCCGCCACCGGGAGAGCCCGGGAGAAGCCGACGACGACCCGGGCGGAGCTGGAGAACGCTTTGCGAGGCGGGGGAAGTGGCGGAGGAGGCGGTGGCCGAGGCGGCTTCAAGGACATCCCGGGAACGTCGGCGGTCAGCCCCGGTTCCTCCAAGGAATGTGTCCCCCCGGAGAGCGGGAGCCCCTCGGGAGCCGGAGAAGCGGACTATTGCCGCCGCATCCTGGTGCGAG ATGCCAAAGGGACGATCCGGGAGATCGTGCTCCCCAAGGGGCTGGATCTGGACCGTCCCAAGAGGACCCGGACGTCCTTCACGGCGGAGCAGCTGTACCGCCTGGAGCTGGAGTTCCAGCGCTGCCA gtcAAGGTCTGGTTCCAGAACCGCCGCACCAAGCAGAAGAAGGACCAGAGCAGGGACACAGAGAAACGCTCGGCTGCCACCTCCGAGTCCTTCGCCACCTGTAACATCCTCcggctgctggagcagggccGGCTCCTCTCCGGCCCGGCCCCCCCCggcctcctctcccctcccctcgGCACCCCCACGGGACACGGAGCCACCCCCGGCACCACCTCCCCCGGGCTGGGGGGCGGGAGCAGCCCCCCGGCGACCTTCAGCCTTCAAATCCCTCCTCtggcttctgcttcttcttcttcttcctcctcctcctcgccccGGCTGccgccccccctccccgggctgTGTTTGGGGGGGCCCCTCCTGGGGGGTCTGCAGGACCTCCCGGGGGGTTACGGACTGGGAACCTCTGCTTTTGAGCCTTACACGCGCCTGGAAAGGAAAGACAATGCGAGACCCAGCAAGAAGCCGAGCCCTTAAAACAACACGAGTGTCAAAAAG CGTTTCTATGGAGTAG
- the VAX2 gene encoding ventral anterior homeobox 2 isoform X1 produces MFDPAAAPAGMSDGGAEAGRSPVLLAEPAATGRAREKPTTTRAELENALRGGGSGGGGGGRGGFKDIPGTSAVSPGSSKECVPPESGSPSGAGEADYCRRILVRDAKGTIREIVLPKGLDLDRPKRTRTSFTAEQLYRLELEFQRCQSRSGSRTAAPSRRRTRAGTQRNARLPPPSPSPPVTSSGCWSRAGSSPARPPPASSPLPSAPPRDTEPPPAPPPPGWGAGAAPRRPSAFKSLLWLLLLLLLPPPPRPGCRPPSPGCVWGGPSWGVCRTSRGVTDWEPLLLSLTRAWKGKTMRDPARSRALKTTRVSKRCPRPCHPPRVCVTPPSHPPYTDTAVGNLCVPPPQLLPPQMMLKMVTSGEVWGGLWGSRVTGVVPPPSLDLPLGAFLCAPPAPPGYHPCRGWEVTCGGLGEEQLVGGDTQH; encoded by the exons ATGTTTGATCCCGCCGCGGCACCCGCAGGGATGAGCGATGGAGGGGCCGAGGCTGGCAGGAGCCCCGTGCTGCTGGCCGAGCCCGCCGCCACCGGGAGAGCCCGGGAGAAGCCGACGACGACCCGGGCGGAGCTGGAGAACGCTTTGCGAGGCGGGGGAAGTGGCGGAGGAGGCGGTGGCCGAGGCGGCTTCAAGGACATCCCGGGAACGTCGGCGGTCAGCCCCGGTTCCTCCAAGGAATGTGTCCCCCCGGAGAGCGGGAGCCCCTCGGGAGCCGGAGAAGCGGACTATTGCCGCCGCATCCTGGTGCGAG ATGCCAAAGGGACGATCCGGGAGATCGTGCTCCCCAAGGGGCTGGATCTGGACCGTCCCAAGAGGACCCGGACGTCCTTCACGGCGGAGCAGCTGTACCGCCTGGAGCTGGAGTTCCAGCGCTGCCA gtcAAGGTCTGGTTCCAGAACCGCCGCACCAAGCAGAAGAAGGACCAGAGCAGGGACACAGAGAAACGCTCGGCTGCCACCTCCGAGTCCTTCGCCACCTGTAACATCCTCcggctgctggagcagggccGGCTCCTCTCCGGCCCGGCCCCCCCCggcctcctctcccctcccctcgGCACCCCCACGGGACACGGAGCCACCCCCGGCACCACCTCCCCCGGGCTGGGGGGCGGGAGCAGCCCCCCGGCGACCTTCAGCCTTCAAATCCCTCCTCtggcttctgcttcttcttcttcttcctcctcctcctcgccccGGCTGccgccccccctccccgggctgTGTTTGGGGGGGCCCCTCCTGGGGGGTCTGCAGGACCTCCCGGGGGGTTACGGACTGGGAACCTCTGCTTTTGAGCCTTACACGCGCCTGGAAAGGAAAGACAATGCGAGACCCAGCAAGAAGCCGAGCCCTTAAAACAACACGAGTGTCAAAAAGGTGTCCCCGTCCGTGTCACCCCCCCCGTGTGTGTGTgacccccccatcccaccccccatACACCGACACAGCCGTGGGGAACCTGTGTGTCCCCCCGCCCCAACTCCTTCCCCCACAGATGATGCTGAAGATGGTCACATctggggaggtgtgggggggtcTTTGGGGGTCCCGTGTCACCGGTGTTGTCCCACCACCCTCGTTGGATCTGCCACTGGGGGCGTTTCTGTgtgccccccccgccccccccggGTATCACCCCtgcaggggctgggaggtgaCGTGTGGcgggctgggagaggagcagctcgtggggggggacacacaacATTGA
- the VAX2 gene encoding ventral anterior homeobox 2 isoform X7, with product MFDPAAAPAGMSDGGAEAGRSPVLLAEPAATGRAREKPTTTRAELENALRGGGSGGGGGGRGGFKDIPGTSAVSPGSSKECVPPESGSPSGAGEADYCRRILVRDAKGTIREIVLPKGLDLDRPKRTRTSFTAEQLYRLELEFQRCQYVVGRERTELARQLSLSETQRFYGVVFIDHLASEHFTGASPQGTALVELRRDLHLPWPRLQEQLNRRGSLRFSDPCPSHFCLTEGEVGSPPSPPRLCSPAAPPDCWAGGVFLKKPSIGCTD from the exons ATGTTTGATCCCGCCGCGGCACCCGCAGGGATGAGCGATGGAGGGGCCGAGGCTGGCAGGAGCCCCGTGCTGCTGGCCGAGCCCGCCGCCACCGGGAGAGCCCGGGAGAAGCCGACGACGACCCGGGCGGAGCTGGAGAACGCTTTGCGAGGCGGGGGAAGTGGCGGAGGAGGCGGTGGCCGAGGCGGCTTCAAGGACATCCCGGGAACGTCGGCGGTCAGCCCCGGTTCCTCCAAGGAATGTGTCCCCCCGGAGAGCGGGAGCCCCTCGGGAGCCGGAGAAGCGGACTATTGCCGCCGCATCCTGGTGCGAG ATGCCAAAGGGACGATCCGGGAGATCGTGCTCCCCAAGGGGCTGGATCTGGACCGTCCCAAGAGGACCCGGACGTCCTTCACGGCGGAGCAGCTGTACCGCCTGGAGCTGGAGTTCCAGCGCTGCCAGTACGTGGTGGGACGGGAGCGGACGGAGCTagccaggcagctcagcctCTCCGAGACCCAG CGTTTCTATGGAGTAGTATTTATTGACCACCTCGCCTCCGAGCACTTTACGGGAGCCAGCCCTCAGGGCACTGCTCTGGTGGAGCTCAGGAGGGATCTGCACCTCCCCTGGCCCCGGCTgcag gagcagctgaaccGCAGGGGTTCCCTGAGGTTTTCCGACCCGTGTCCATCCCACTTTTGCCTCACCGAGGGGGAGGTTGgaagcccccccagcccccccaggctctgctctcctgcGGCTCCTCCTGACTGCTGGGCCGGgggagtttttttaaaaaagccaagtATTGGGTGTACTGACTGA
- the VAX2 gene encoding ventral anterior homeobox 2 isoform X5, whose product MFDPAAAPAGMSDGGAEAGRSPVLLAEPAATGRAREKPTTTRAELENALRGGGSGGGGGGRGGFKDIPGTSAVSPGSSKECVPPESGSPSGAGEADYCRRILVRGSCHRQPIFPTPNPSRPSSGENEQSLVAGPGVSPVPRWSPRPSRWGQARVRPLLHPGLSSTGAASAGPGLGTGRGSAPDPGGRVPTSAGPGDPGPEPPASPSCCSQQARTKWWRGENTANNRDWSPKPVGRDTAGRAGLGGHRPDCSQPCPGRGSRSRGRGRCQAPAGTRGTPPG is encoded by the exons ATGTTTGATCCCGCCGCGGCACCCGCAGGGATGAGCGATGGAGGGGCCGAGGCTGGCAGGAGCCCCGTGCTGCTGGCCGAGCCCGCCGCCACCGGGAGAGCCCGGGAGAAGCCGACGACGACCCGGGCGGAGCTGGAGAACGCTTTGCGAGGCGGGGGAAGTGGCGGAGGAGGCGGTGGCCGAGGCGGCTTCAAGGACATCCCGGGAACGTCGGCGGTCAGCCCCGGTTCCTCCAAGGAATGTGTCCCCCCGGAGAGCGGGAGCCCCTCGGGAGCCGGAGAAGCGGACTATTGCCGCCGCATCCTGGTGCGAG GTTCCTGTCACCGACAACCCATCTTTCCTACCCCAAACCCGTCCCGGCCATCGAGCGGGGAGAACGAGCAGAGCCTGGTAGCCGGTCCCGGGGTGTCCCCGGTTCCTCGCTGGTCGCCCAGGCCCAGCCGGTGGGGTCAGGCCAGGGTCAGGCCTCTCCTCCACCCCGGTCTCAGTTCTACCGGGGCCGCCTCGGCGGGTCCGGGGCTGGGAACGGGCCGAGGGTCGGCTCCCGACCCCGGGGGCAGGGTCCCCACATCTGCCGGTCCCGGGGACCCCGGCCCGGAGCCACCGGCTTCACCATCTTGCTGCAGCCAGCAAGCGCGGACAAAATGGTGGCGGGGAGAAAACACCGCAAATAACCGGGATTGGAGCCCAAAACCAGTGGGGAGGGACACGGCGGGAAGAGCCGGGCTGGGGGGGCACCGGCCCGACtgttcccagccctgccccggACGGGGGTCCCGCTCCCGGGGTCGGGGTCGGTGCCAAGCGCCAGCCGGTACCAGGGGCACGCCTCCCggttga
- the VAX2 gene encoding ventral anterior homeobox 2 isoform X3: MFDPAAAPAGMSDGGAEAGRSPVLLAEPAATGRAREKPTTTRAELENALRGGGSGGGGGGRGGFKDIPGTSAVSPGSSKECVPPESGSPSGAGEADYCRRILVRDAKGTIREIVLPKGLDLDRPKRTRTSFTAEQLYRLELEFQRCQYVVGRERTELARQLSLSETQVKVWFQNRRTKQKKDQSRDTEKRSAATSESFATCNILRLLEQGRLLSGPAPPGLLSPPLGTPTGHGATPGTTSPGLGGGSSPPATFSLQIPPLASASSSSSSSSSPRLPPPLPGLCLGGPLLGGLQDLPGGYGLGTSAFEPYTRLERKDNARPSKKPSP, from the exons ATGTTTGATCCCGCCGCGGCACCCGCAGGGATGAGCGATGGAGGGGCCGAGGCTGGCAGGAGCCCCGTGCTGCTGGCCGAGCCCGCCGCCACCGGGAGAGCCCGGGAGAAGCCGACGACGACCCGGGCGGAGCTGGAGAACGCTTTGCGAGGCGGGGGAAGTGGCGGAGGAGGCGGTGGCCGAGGCGGCTTCAAGGACATCCCGGGAACGTCGGCGGTCAGCCCCGGTTCCTCCAAGGAATGTGTCCCCCCGGAGAGCGGGAGCCCCTCGGGAGCCGGAGAAGCGGACTATTGCCGCCGCATCCTGGTGCGAG ATGCCAAAGGGACGATCCGGGAGATCGTGCTCCCCAAGGGGCTGGATCTGGACCGTCCCAAGAGGACCCGGACGTCCTTCACGGCGGAGCAGCTGTACCGCCTGGAGCTGGAGTTCCAGCGCTGCCAGTACGTGGTGGGACGGGAGCGGACGGAGCTagccaggcagctcagcctCTCCGAGACCCAG gtcAAGGTCTGGTTCCAGAACCGCCGCACCAAGCAGAAGAAGGACCAGAGCAGGGACACAGAGAAACGCTCGGCTGCCACCTCCGAGTCCTTCGCCACCTGTAACATCCTCcggctgctggagcagggccGGCTCCTCTCCGGCCCGGCCCCCCCCggcctcctctcccctcccctcgGCACCCCCACGGGACACGGAGCCACCCCCGGCACCACCTCCCCCGGGCTGGGGGGCGGGAGCAGCCCCCCGGCGACCTTCAGCCTTCAAATCCCTCCTCtggcttctgcttcttcttcttcttcctcctcctcctcgccccGGCTGccgccccccctccccgggctgTGTTTGGGGGGGCCCCTCCTGGGGGGTCTGCAGGACCTCCCGGGGGGTTACGGACTGGGAACCTCTGCTTTTGAGCCTTACACGCGCCTGGAAAGGAAAGACAATGCGAGACCCAGCAAGAAGCCGAGCCCTTAA
- the VAX2 gene encoding ventral anterior homeobox 2 isoform X2, whose translation MSDGGAEAGRSPVLLAEPAATGRAREKPTTTRAELENALRGGGSGGGGGGRGGFKDIPGTSAVSPGSSKECVPPESGSPSGAGEADYCRRILVRDAKGTIREIVLPKGLDLDRPKRTRTSFTAEQLYRLELEFQRCQSRSGSRTAAPSRRRTRAGTQRNARLPPPSPSPPVTSSGCWSRAGSSPARPPPASSPLPSAPPRDTEPPPAPPPPGWGAGAAPRRPSAFKSLLWLLLLLLLPPPPRPGCRPPSPGCVWGGPSWGVCRTSRGVTDWEPLLLSLTRAWKGKTMRDPARSRALKTTRVSKRCPRPCHPPRVCVTPPSHPPYTDTAVGNLCVPPPQLLPPQMMLKMVTSGEVWGGLWGSRVTGVVPPPSLDLPLGAFLCAPPAPPGYHPCRGWEVTCGGLGEEQLVGGDTQH comes from the exons ATGAGCGATGGAGGGGCCGAGGCTGGCAGGAGCCCCGTGCTGCTGGCCGAGCCCGCCGCCACCGGGAGAGCCCGGGAGAAGCCGACGACGACCCGGGCGGAGCTGGAGAACGCTTTGCGAGGCGGGGGAAGTGGCGGAGGAGGCGGTGGCCGAGGCGGCTTCAAGGACATCCCGGGAACGTCGGCGGTCAGCCCCGGTTCCTCCAAGGAATGTGTCCCCCCGGAGAGCGGGAGCCCCTCGGGAGCCGGAGAAGCGGACTATTGCCGCCGCATCCTGGTGCGAG ATGCCAAAGGGACGATCCGGGAGATCGTGCTCCCCAAGGGGCTGGATCTGGACCGTCCCAAGAGGACCCGGACGTCCTTCACGGCGGAGCAGCTGTACCGCCTGGAGCTGGAGTTCCAGCGCTGCCA gtcAAGGTCTGGTTCCAGAACCGCCGCACCAAGCAGAAGAAGGACCAGAGCAGGGACACAGAGAAACGCTCGGCTGCCACCTCCGAGTCCTTCGCCACCTGTAACATCCTCcggctgctggagcagggccGGCTCCTCTCCGGCCCGGCCCCCCCCggcctcctctcccctcccctcgGCACCCCCACGGGACACGGAGCCACCCCCGGCACCACCTCCCCCGGGCTGGGGGGCGGGAGCAGCCCCCCGGCGACCTTCAGCCTTCAAATCCCTCCTCtggcttctgcttcttcttcttcttcctcctcctcctcgccccGGCTGccgccccccctccccgggctgTGTTTGGGGGGGCCCCTCCTGGGGGGTCTGCAGGACCTCCCGGGGGGTTACGGACTGGGAACCTCTGCTTTTGAGCCTTACACGCGCCTGGAAAGGAAAGACAATGCGAGACCCAGCAAGAAGCCGAGCCCTTAAAACAACACGAGTGTCAAAAAGGTGTCCCCGTCCGTGTCACCCCCCCCGTGTGTGTGTgacccccccatcccaccccccatACACCGACACAGCCGTGGGGAACCTGTGTGTCCCCCCGCCCCAACTCCTTCCCCCACAGATGATGCTGAAGATGGTCACATctggggaggtgtgggggggtcTTTGGGGGTCCCGTGTCACCGGTGTTGTCCCACCACCCTCGTTGGATCTGCCACTGGGGGCGTTTCTGTgtgccccccccgccccccccggGTATCACCCCtgcaggggctgggaggtgaCGTGTGGcgggctgggagaggagcagctcgtggggggggacacacaacATTGA